A region of Microbacterium suwonense DNA encodes the following proteins:
- a CDS encoding thiolase family protein yields MAEISDVYFVDGVRTPFGRAGEKGMYWNTRADDLAVKATIGLMERNAAVPADRIDDVAIAATSQTGDQGLTLGRSVAILAGLPQTVPGLAIERMCAGAMTSVTTMGASIGVGMYDLAIAGGVEHMGHHPIGSNADPNPRFVAEKMVDPGALNMGVTAERIFDRFPHLTKERSDRFGMLSQHKVQAAYDAGKLQPDLVPVAIKGADGAWGLATEDEGRRPQTTMEDLAALKTPFRPHGRVTAGTSSPLTDGATMSLLAGGGAVKELGLTPKMRMVSFAYAGVQPEIMGIGPIPSTEKALKKAGLTIDDIGLFELNEAFAIQVISLLDHFGIADDDPRVNQWGGAIAVGHPLAATGVRLMIQLAAQFAERPDVRYGLTAMCVGLGQGGSVIWENPFFDGKKRKK; encoded by the coding sequence GTGGCCGAGATCTCGGACGTCTACTTCGTCGATGGAGTGCGCACACCCTTCGGGCGCGCCGGCGAAAAGGGCATGTACTGGAACACCCGTGCGGATGACCTCGCCGTCAAGGCGACCATCGGCCTGATGGAGCGCAATGCCGCCGTCCCGGCGGATCGCATCGACGACGTCGCCATTGCGGCGACGTCGCAGACCGGCGACCAGGGACTGACCCTGGGACGCTCTGTGGCGATCCTCGCGGGCCTGCCGCAGACCGTTCCCGGCCTCGCCATCGAGCGGATGTGCGCCGGCGCGATGACCAGCGTCACGACCATGGGCGCCTCGATCGGCGTCGGCATGTACGACCTGGCGATCGCCGGCGGAGTGGAGCACATGGGGCACCACCCGATCGGGAGCAACGCCGATCCGAACCCGCGGTTCGTCGCCGAGAAGATGGTCGACCCGGGGGCGCTGAACATGGGTGTCACCGCCGAGCGCATCTTCGACCGCTTCCCGCATCTGACCAAGGAGCGCTCCGATCGCTTCGGCATGCTCAGCCAGCACAAGGTGCAGGCCGCGTACGACGCAGGCAAGCTGCAGCCCGACTTGGTGCCCGTGGCCATCAAGGGCGCAGACGGTGCCTGGGGCCTCGCCACCGAGGACGAGGGTCGCCGTCCGCAGACGACCATGGAGGATCTCGCCGCACTGAAGACACCGTTCCGCCCGCATGGGCGTGTCACGGCCGGCACCTCCTCGCCGCTCACCGACGGTGCGACCATGTCGCTGCTCGCCGGCGGCGGCGCGGTCAAGGAACTCGGCCTGACGCCCAAGATGCGGATGGTCTCGTTCGCCTACGCTGGCGTGCAGCCTGAGATCATGGGCATCGGGCCGATCCCGTCCACGGAGAAGGCACTCAAGAAGGCCGGCCTCACGATCGACGACATCGGGCTGTTCGAGCTCAACGAGGCCTTCGCCATCCAGGTCATCTCGCTGCTGGATCATTTCGGCATCGCCGACGACGACCCACGCGTCAACCAGTGGGGCGGTGCGATCGCCGTGGGCCACCCCCTCGCCGCCACCGGTGTTCGGCTGATGATCCAGCTCGCCGCGCAGTTCGCCGAGCGCCCCGACGTCCGCTACGGCCTCACCGCCATGTGCGTGGGGCTGGGCCAGGGCGGCTCGGTCATCTGGGAGAACCCGTTCTTCGACGGAAAGAAGAGGAAGAAGTGA
- a CDS encoding DUF3000 family protein, translating into MTAHPDAEALFEAATAELRETAFRSDIVVREIPSPAGLAPFALALAADVRPDDHGDSIYGTGRFVLLHDPDEPTAWGGAWRIVAFAQAPLEPEIGTDPLLADVAWSWLVDALDSRDARYRLESGTSTKMLSKGFGGLAEEGDGAQIELRASWTPDAPLRPHVEAWTELVGMLAGLPPGSENVAVFGARKGGRV; encoded by the coding sequence GTGACAGCACACCCCGATGCCGAAGCGCTCTTCGAAGCCGCGACGGCAGAGCTGCGCGAGACGGCCTTCCGTTCCGACATCGTCGTTCGCGAGATCCCCTCCCCGGCCGGCCTGGCGCCGTTCGCTCTGGCGCTCGCCGCCGACGTGCGACCCGACGACCACGGCGACTCCATCTATGGGACAGGACGCTTCGTGCTGCTGCACGATCCGGATGAGCCCACCGCCTGGGGCGGCGCGTGGCGGATCGTCGCCTTCGCACAGGCGCCGCTGGAGCCCGAGATCGGCACGGATCCGCTGCTCGCCGATGTCGCATGGTCCTGGCTGGTCGATGCGCTGGATTCCCGCGATGCCCGCTACCGACTGGAATCGGGCACCTCCACGAAGATGCTGTCGAAGGGGTTCGGCGGGCTTGCGGAGGAGGGTGACGGCGCGCAGATCGAGCTGCGGGCATCCTGGACGCCCGATGCACCGCTGCGGCCGCATGTGGAAGCATGGACAGAGCTGGTGGGGATGCTGGCGGGTCTGCCGCCGGGTTCTGAGAATGTCGCCGTGTTCGGCGCGAGAAAGGGCGGACGTGTCTGA